From a region of the Ammospiza nelsoni isolate bAmmNel1 chromosome 26, bAmmNel1.pri, whole genome shotgun sequence genome:
- the LOC132084328 gene encoding feather keratin Cos2-2-like — protein sequence MSCSEKCQQCRPCEPCCQPCGPCPLASSCNECCVRQCQSSHVVIQPPAVLVTLPGPILSSFPQNTAVGSSASAAVGSILSCEGVPISSGGFDISCITNCYGGSRCCRPC from the coding sequence ATGTCCTGCTCTGAGAAGTGCCAGCAGTGCCGGCCCTGCGAgccttgctgccagccctgtggcccctgcccactggccagcagctgcaatgagtgctgtgtcaggcagtgccagagctcccACGTTGTCATTCAGCcgcctgctgtgctggtgaccctgcctgggcccatcctcagctccttcccccagaacaCCGCCGTGGGATCCTCCgcctctgctgctgttggcagcaTCCTCAGCTGTGAGGGAGtgcccatcagctctgggggcttTGACATCTCCTGCATCACCAACTGCTATGGTGGCAGCAGATGCTGTCGTCCCTGCTAA
- the LOC132084074 gene encoding feather keratin Cos2-2-like, with product MSCSEKCQQCRPCEPCCQPCGPCPLASSCTECCVRQCQSSHVVIQPPAVLVTLPGPILSSSPQNTAVGSSASAAVGSILSCEGVPISSGSFDISCITNCYGGSTCCRPC from the coding sequence ATGTCCTGCTCTGAGAAGTGCCAGCAGTGCCGGCCCTGCGAgccttgctgccagccctgtggcccctgcccgctggccagcagctgcactgagtgctgtgtcaggcagtgccagagctcccACGTTGTCATTCAGCcgcctgctgtgctggtgaccctgcctgggcccatcctcagctcctccccacAGAACACCGCCGTGGGATCCTCCgcctctgctgctgttggcagcaTCCTCAGCTGTGAGGGAGTGCCCATCAGCTCTGGGAGCTTTGACATCTCCTGCATCACCAACTGCTATGGTGGCAGCACATGCTGTCGTCCCTGCTAA
- the LOC132084396 gene encoding feather keratin Cos2-2-like, with the protein MSCSEKCQQCRPCEPCCQPCGPCPLASSCNECCVRQCQSSHVVIQPPAVLVTLPGPILSSSPQNTAVGSSTSAAVGNILSCEGVPISSGGFDISCITNCCGGSTCCRPC; encoded by the coding sequence ATGTCCTGCTCTGAGAAGTGCCAGCAGTGCCGGCCCTGCGAgccttgctgccagccctgtggcccctgcccgctggccagcagctgcaatgagtgctgtgtcaggcagtgccagagctcccACGTTGTCATTCAGCcacctgctgtgctggtgaccctgcctgggcccatcctcagctcctccccacAGAACACTGCCGTGGGAtcctccacctctgctgctgttggcaaCATCCTCAGCTGTGAGGGAGtgcccatcagctctgggggcttTGACATCTCCTGCATCACCAACTGCTGTGGTGGCAGCACATGCTGTCGTCCCTGCTAA
- the LOC132084339 gene encoding feather keratin Cos2-2-like — MSCSEKCQQCRPCEPCCQPCGPCPLASSCTECCVRQCQSSHVVIEPPAVLVTLPGPILSSSPQNTAVGSSTSAAVGNILSCEGVPISSGGFDISCITNCCGGSRCCRPC, encoded by the coding sequence ATGTCCTGCTCTGAGAAGTGCCAGCAGTGCCGGCCCTGCGAgccttgctgccagccctgtggcccctgcccgctggccagcagctgcactgagtgctgtgtcaggcagtgccagagctcccACGTTGTCATTGAGCcgcctgctgtgctggtgaccctgcctgggcccatcctcagctcctccccacAGAACACCGCCGTGGGAtcctccacctctgctgctgttggcaaCATCCTCAGCTGTGAGGGAGtgcccatcagctctgggggcttTGACATCTCCTGCATCACCAACTGCTGTGGTGGCAGCAGATGCTGTCGTCCCTGCTAA